In the genome of Pseudomonas sp. P5_109, one region contains:
- a CDS encoding valine--tRNA ligase, translating into MDKTYQPHAIETSWYNTWESENYFAPQGAGESYTIMIPPPNVTGSLHMGHGFNNAIMDALIRFRRMQGRNTLWQPGTDHAGIATQMLVERQLEAKGQNRHDLGREKFLEKVWEWKDESGGNISRQIRRLGSSVDWSRERFTMDDGLSEAVKEAFVRLHEDGLIYRGKRLVNWDTKLHTAISDLEVENHDEKGFLWNLKYPLADGAKTAEGNDFLIVATTRPETMLGDSAVAVNPNDERYKALIGKFVELPLVGRRIPIIADDYCDPEFGTGCVKITPAHDFNDYEVGKRHNLPLLNIFDKNAAVLPACQVFNLDGTLNESIDGKIPAEYAGLDRFEARKQIVAAFDAAGLLVSVDDHALKVPKGDRSGTVIEPWLTDQWYVSTKPLAEPAIAAVEDGRIQFVPKQYENMYFSWMRDIQDWCISRQLWWGHRIPAWYDESGKVYVGRDEAEVRAKHNLGPDVALQQDNDVLDTWFSSGLWTFSTLGWPEKTEFLKKFHSTDVLVTGFDIIFFWVARMIMLTMHLVKNEDGTPQVPFKTVYVHGLVRDGLGQKMSKSKGNVLDPLDIIDGIELEALVQKRTSGMMQPKLAKKIEKQTRDEFAEGIASYGTDALRFTFCSLASTGRDIKFDMGRVEGYRNFCNKIWNAARYVLDKGEDCGQNGEAYELSLADRWIISQLQRTEAEVTRQLDQFRFDLAAQALYEFIWNQYCDWYLELSKPVLWDENAPVERQRGTRRTLVRVLEVALRLAHPFMPFITEEIWQRIAPLAGIEGKTIMLQPWPVANETRIDPAAEDDIEWLKGLMLGTRNIRGEMNIGPGKPLPLFLKNVSVEDQRRLTENEALLKKLARLESITVLAAGEEAPLSATALVGEMEVLVPMAGLIDKGAELARLDKEIQRLQGEVQRVGGKLSNAGFVDKAPAEVIEKERAKLAEAEQALGKLAEQHARIASL; encoded by the coding sequence ATGGATAAGACCTACCAGCCGCACGCCATTGAAACTTCCTGGTACAACACCTGGGAGTCAGAGAATTACTTCGCCCCGCAAGGCGCGGGCGAGTCCTACACCATCATGATCCCGCCGCCGAACGTCACCGGCAGCCTGCACATGGGTCACGGCTTCAACAACGCGATCATGGACGCCCTGATCCGCTTCCGCCGCATGCAGGGTCGCAACACCCTGTGGCAGCCGGGTACCGACCACGCCGGTATCGCTACGCAGATGCTGGTGGAGCGTCAGCTCGAAGCCAAAGGCCAGAACCGTCACGATCTGGGTCGCGAGAAATTCCTCGAGAAAGTCTGGGAATGGAAAGATGAGTCCGGTGGCAACATCAGCCGTCAGATCCGCCGCCTCGGCTCGTCCGTAGATTGGAGCCGCGAGCGCTTCACCATGGACGACGGCCTCTCGGAAGCCGTTAAAGAAGCTTTCGTACGCCTGCATGAAGACGGCCTGATCTATCGCGGCAAGCGCCTGGTCAACTGGGACACCAAGCTGCACACGGCGATTTCCGACCTCGAAGTGGAGAACCACGACGAGAAAGGTTTCCTGTGGAACCTGAAATACCCGCTGGCCGACGGCGCCAAGACCGCTGAAGGCAACGATTTCCTGATCGTCGCGACCACTCGCCCGGAAACCATGCTCGGCGACTCCGCCGTCGCGGTTAACCCGAACGATGAACGCTACAAAGCCCTGATCGGCAAATTTGTCGAGCTGCCACTGGTTGGCCGCCGCATCCCGATCATCGCCGACGATTACTGCGACCCTGAATTCGGCACCGGCTGCGTGAAAATCACCCCGGCCCACGACTTCAACGACTACGAAGTCGGCAAGCGTCACAACCTGCCGCTGCTGAACATCTTCGACAAGAACGCCGCCGTTCTGCCAGCCTGCCAGGTGTTCAACCTCGACGGCACGCTGAACGAATCCATCGACGGCAAGATCCCGGCCGAATACGCCGGTCTCGACCGCTTCGAAGCACGCAAGCAGATCGTGGCCGCGTTCGACGCTGCCGGCCTGCTGGTCAGCGTTGACGACCACGCCCTGAAAGTGCCGAAAGGCGATCGCTCCGGCACCGTCATCGAGCCATGGCTGACCGACCAGTGGTACGTATCCACCAAGCCTTTGGCCGAACCTGCGATTGCCGCCGTTGAAGACGGTCGCATCCAGTTTGTGCCGAAACAATACGAAAACATGTACTTCTCGTGGATGCGTGACATACAGGACTGGTGCATCAGTCGTCAGCTGTGGTGGGGCCACCGGATTCCGGCCTGGTACGACGAGTCGGGCAAGGTCTACGTCGGTCGCGACGAAGCCGAAGTACGCGCCAAGCACAACCTCGGCCCGGACGTTGCATTGCAACAGGACAATGACGTTCTCGACACCTGGTTCAGCTCGGGCCTGTGGACGTTCTCCACCCTCGGCTGGCCGGAAAAAACCGAGTTCCTGAAGAAATTTCACTCCACCGACGTGCTGGTGACTGGCTTCGACATCATTTTCTTCTGGGTTGCCCGGATGATCATGCTCACCATGCATTTGGTGAAAAACGAAGACGGCACGCCACAGGTTCCGTTCAAGACTGTGTACGTTCACGGCCTGGTGCGTGACGGCCTTGGCCAGAAAATGTCCAAGTCCAAGGGCAACGTCCTGGACCCGCTGGACATCATCGACGGCATCGAACTCGAAGCCCTGGTGCAGAAACGTACCTCCGGCATGATGCAGCCGAAACTGGCGAAGAAGATCGAGAAGCAGACCCGCGACGAGTTCGCCGAAGGCATCGCCAGCTACGGCACCGATGCCCTGCGCTTCACCTTCTGCTCGCTGGCGTCCACCGGTCGTGACATCAAGTTCGACATGGGCCGCGTCGAAGGCTATCGCAACTTCTGCAACAAGATCTGGAACGCCGCCCGCTACGTGCTGGACAAGGGCGAAGACTGTGGCCAGAACGGCGAAGCCTATGAACTGTCCCTGGCCGATCGCTGGATCATTTCGCAGCTGCAACGCACCGAAGCCGAAGTGACCCGCCAGCTCGACCAGTTCCGTTTCGACCTGGCTGCGCAAGCCTTGTACGAGTTCATCTGGAACCAGTATTGCGACTGGTACCTGGAACTGTCCAAGCCTGTGTTGTGGGACGAGAACGCTCCGGTCGAACGCCAGCGCGGCACCCGCCGCACTCTGGTTCGTGTATTGGAAGTCGCCCTGCGCCTGGCGCATCCGTTCATGCCGTTCATCACCGAAGAAATCTGGCAGCGCATCGCGCCGCTGGCCGGTATCGAAGGCAAGACGATCATGCTGCAACCTTGGCCAGTGGCCAACGAAACCCGCATCGATCCGGCGGCCGAAGACGACATCGAATGGCTCAAGGGCCTGATGCTCGGCACCCGGAACATTCGTGGCGAAATGAACATCGGCCCGGGCAAACCGCTGCCATTGTTCCTGAAGAACGTCAGCGTCGAGGATCAGCGTCGCCTGACCGAGAACGAAGCCCTGCTGAAGAAACTGGCGCGCCTTGAATCGATCACCGTATTGGCTGCCGGCGAAGAAGCACCGCTGTCCGCCACCGCACTGGTCGGCGAGATGGAAGTACTGGTGCCGATGGCCGGCTTGATCGACAAAGGTGCGGAACTGGCGCGTCTGGACAAGGAAATCCAGCGTCTGCAAGGTGAAGTGCAACGTGTCGGCGGCAAGCTGTCCAACGCCGGTTTCGTTGACAAGGCGCCTGCCGAAGTCATCGAGAAAGAACGCGCCAAGCTGGCCGAGGCCGAACAGGCCCTGGGCAAGCTGGCCGAGCAGCATGCGCGGATTGCCAGCCTGTAA
- a CDS encoding DUF3757 domain-containing protein encodes MKVKQLLMCVSFLVSGQALANVTEYCPGPTDIKEMAAGVYKAPTAGGDGEWYGVTQTGRGPVADFEMAIFVPRVAAGGATVAGEILRCGYKLQHGGELDMRFKREGTIVSIDTGGPWEEWYGQYYCDSKEARACAFKENVRTKF; translated from the coding sequence ATGAAAGTTAAACAGTTGTTGATGTGCGTATCATTTTTGGTATCTGGCCAGGCTTTGGCGAATGTGACCGAATACTGCCCGGGCCCTACTGACATCAAGGAGATGGCAGCCGGTGTCTATAAAGCCCCGACAGCAGGTGGCGACGGCGAATGGTACGGTGTTACGCAAACCGGGCGTGGGCCGGTAGCCGATTTTGAAATGGCGATATTCGTACCCCGCGTCGCAGCCGGGGGCGCCACCGTTGCCGGTGAAATCCTGCGTTGTGGTTACAAACTGCAACATGGGGGCGAGCTGGATATGAGATTCAAACGGGAGGGAACAATCGTAAGTATTGATACCGGTGGGCCATGGGAGGAGTGGTATGGCCAGTATTACTGCGATAGCAAAGAGGCGCGAGCCTGTGCATTCAAAGAGAATGTTCGTACAAAGTTTTAA
- the rlmF gene encoding 23S rRNA (adenine(1618)-N(6))-methyltransferase RlmF, whose translation MTAPRPPKPARKKPAPKTPATAVAPKEKASLHPRNRHQGRYDFPALIKSAPELKKFVIINPYGKESIDFASPEAVRVFNRALLKSFYGIAHWDIPADYLCPPVPGRADYVHFLADLLASGNEGVIPRGAAVKVLDIGMGANCVYPLIGYSDYRWQFLGSDIDATAIAAAKAIIQSNGLNKAIQVRQQSNPKQILTGLLESAERFDLTMCNPPFHASLDEATRGSTRKWRALGKADPKRKLPVLNFGGQAAELWCEGGEVRFVTQLVSESVQVAQQVLWFSTLVSKASNLPQIQTALKKAGALESRVVEMGQGQKQSRFVAWTFQTEAQQQAWRQARWSKATAE comes from the coding sequence ATGACCGCCCCCCGCCCCCCCAAGCCTGCGCGCAAGAAGCCTGCCCCGAAGACCCCGGCCACGGCCGTCGCCCCGAAGGAAAAGGCCAGCCTGCACCCGCGCAATCGCCACCAGGGTCGCTACGACTTTCCGGCGCTGATCAAAAGCGCTCCGGAACTGAAGAAGTTCGTGATCATCAATCCATACGGCAAGGAAAGTATCGATTTTGCCAGCCCGGAAGCCGTGCGCGTGTTCAACCGGGCCCTGCTCAAGTCGTTCTACGGCATTGCCCACTGGGACATTCCGGCCGACTACCTGTGCCCGCCAGTACCAGGCCGTGCCGACTATGTGCACTTCCTCGCCGACCTGCTGGCCAGCGGCAACGAAGGCGTGATCCCCCGGGGTGCCGCCGTGAAGGTGCTGGACATCGGCATGGGCGCCAACTGCGTGTATCCGCTGATCGGTTACAGCGACTATCGGTGGCAGTTCCTTGGTTCCGATATCGACGCGACCGCCATCGCTGCGGCGAAAGCCATCATTCAATCCAATGGCCTGAACAAAGCGATCCAGGTACGCCAGCAGAGCAACCCCAAGCAGATCCTCACAGGCTTGCTGGAGAGCGCAGAGCGGTTCGACCTGACGATGTGCAACCCGCCATTCCACGCTTCGCTGGACGAGGCCACACGGGGCAGCACGCGAAAATGGCGAGCCTTGGGCAAAGCCGATCCGAAACGCAAGCTACCGGTGCTGAACTTCGGCGGGCAAGCGGCGGAATTGTGGTGTGAGGGTGGGGAGGTGCGTTTCGTCACGCAATTGGTCAGCGAGAGCGTACAAGTGGCGCAACAAGTGCTGTGGTTCAGCACACTGGTGTCGAAGGCGTCGAACCTGCCGCAGATCCAGACCGCCTTGAAAAAGGCCGGCGCGCTGGAAAGTCGGGTGGTGGAAATGGGACAGGGCCAAAAACAGAGCCGCTTCGTCGCCTGGACCTTTCAGACCGAAGCGCAGCAACAGGCCTGGCGTCAGGCACGATGGTCGAAAGCTACAGCTGAGTAA
- the yejK gene encoding nucleoid-associated protein YejK, producing MPIRHCIVHLIDKKPDGTPAVLHARDSELAESAAIENMLADLNESYNAKQGKAWGLFHPESGAFPFSGWLKEYLEGGQDFTAFSRVAVEHLQKLMEESNLSVGGHVLFAHYQQGMTDYLAIALLHHSEGVAVTDELDVTPSRHLDLGQLHLAARINVSEWQNNKQSKQYISFIKGKNGKKVSEYFRDFIGCQEGVDGPGETRTLLKAFSDFVESEDLPEDDAREKTKTLVDYASSQAKLGEPMGLEELSGLIDEERPKAFYDHIRNKDYGLSPEIPADKRTLNQFRRFTGRAEGLSISFEAHLLGSKIEYDEEAGTLIIKGLPTSLTDQLKRRN from the coding sequence ATGCCGATCCGTCATTGCATCGTCCACCTGATCGACAAAAAACCCGACGGCACACCTGCAGTTCTCCACGCCCGTGACTCTGAACTGGCTGAGTCCGCGGCCATCGAGAACATGCTCGCCGACCTCAACGAAAGCTATAACGCCAAACAGGGTAAAGCCTGGGGCCTGTTCCATCCGGAATCCGGCGCATTCCCGTTCAGCGGCTGGCTGAAGGAGTACCTCGAGGGCGGCCAGGATTTCACTGCGTTCAGCCGCGTGGCAGTCGAGCATCTGCAAAAACTGATGGAAGAGTCGAACCTGTCGGTCGGTGGCCACGTGCTGTTCGCGCACTATCAGCAGGGCATGACCGACTACCTCGCCATCGCCCTGCTGCACCACAGCGAAGGCGTGGCCGTGACCGATGAGCTGGACGTGACCCCGTCCCGTCACCTGGACCTTGGCCAATTGCACCTGGCGGCGCGGATCAACGTTTCCGAGTGGCAGAACAACAAACAATCCAAGCAGTACATTTCGTTCATCAAAGGCAAGAACGGGAAAAAGGTTTCGGAGTATTTCCGCGACTTCATCGGCTGCCAGGAAGGCGTCGACGGTCCCGGCGAAACCCGCACCCTGCTCAAAGCTTTCAGTGATTTCGTTGAAAGCGAAGACCTGCCGGAAGACGACGCCCGCGAGAAGACCAAGACCCTGGTGGATTACGCCAGCAGCCAGGCCAAGCTCGGCGAGCCGATGGGCCTGGAAGAATTGTCGGGGCTGATCGACGAAGAACGCCCGAAGGCCTTCTACGATCACATCCGCAACAAGGACTACGGCCTGTCGCCGGAAATCCCGGCCGACAAACGCACCCTGAACCAGTTCCGCCGATTCACTGGCCGCGCCGAAGGCCTGTCGATCAGTTTCGAAGCGCACCTGCTGGGCTCGAAGATCGAGTACGACGAAGAAGCCGGCACGTTGATCATCAAGGGCCTGCCCACTTCGCTCACCGATCAACTGAAGCGTCGCAACTGA
- a CDS encoding glutaredoxin family protein yields the protein MLGGVLKKFLLILLVVVAYQNWGKIERVFNPSQAVSAQTQAQANVILYATDWCGYCKLTRRFLDQKGIPYKEFDIEKDAVARKDYEALGGGGIPIIDVNGTLIRGYDPDAILAALK from the coding sequence ATGCTCGGCGGCGTACTGAAAAAATTCCTGCTGATCCTGCTGGTGGTCGTGGCTTACCAGAACTGGGGCAAGATCGAGCGGGTGTTCAACCCTTCGCAGGCGGTGTCTGCACAGACGCAGGCCCAGGCCAACGTCATCCTCTACGCCACCGACTGGTGTGGTTACTGCAAGCTCACCCGGCGTTTTCTCGATCAGAAAGGCATTCCCTACAAGGAATTCGATATCGAGAAAGATGCCGTAGCACGCAAGGACTATGAGGCTCTCGGTGGGGGCGGGATTCCGATCATCGATGTCAACGGAACCCTTATACGCGGATATGACCCGGATGCGATTCTGGCAGCGTTGAAGTAA
- a CDS encoding HU family DNA-binding protein, translated as MALTKDQLIADIAEAIDAPKTTARNALDQLGQIVADQLENGGEITLPGIGKLKVTERPARTGRNPSTGAAIEIAAKKVIKLVVAKGLTDAVNK; from the coding sequence ATGGCTCTTACTAAAGACCAACTGATCGCCGACATCGCTGAAGCTATCGACGCGCCGAAAACCACCGCGCGTAACGCTCTGGACCAACTGGGCCAAATCGTTGCCGATCAGCTGGAAAACGGCGGCGAAATCACTCTGCCAGGTATCGGCAAACTGAAAGTGACTGAGCGCCCTGCCCGTACTGGCCGCAACCCTTCGACTGGTGCTGCCATCGAAATCGCTGCCAAGAAAGTGATCAAGCTGGTTGTGGCCAAAGGCCTGACCGACGCTGTTAACAAGTAA
- a CDS encoding glutathione S-transferase family protein: MSELILHHYPTSPFAEKARLLLGFKGLSWRSVKISPVMPKPDLTALTGGYRKTPMLQVGADIYCDTALIARRLEQEKALPAFFPEGQEMVTASFAAWVDSVVFQHAVSLVFQPESIAVRFGNLSPEAIKAFLADRAGLFSGGSATKLSTEQAKHQWPTIMSRLELQLQREEGDFLFGEPSIADFALAHCLWFLKATPVTAPLVDAYPAVAAWHARVLGFGHGASSEMSSEEALAVARASTPAALPDEQFIDPNGFTTGQQVVIAATDYGVDPVAGELLFVGREELIVRREDERGGVVHVHFPRFGFRIEVQ; the protein is encoded by the coding sequence GTCCGAGTTGATTCTGCATCATTACCCGACGTCCCCATTTGCCGAGAAGGCCCGCCTGCTGCTGGGATTCAAGGGCTTGTCCTGGCGCTCGGTGAAGATCTCGCCAGTGATGCCAAAACCGGATCTCACGGCGTTGACCGGTGGTTACCGCAAGACTCCGATGCTGCAGGTCGGTGCAGATATTTATTGCGACACGGCATTGATTGCCCGGCGACTGGAGCAGGAAAAAGCCTTGCCGGCGTTCTTCCCTGAAGGCCAGGAAATGGTCACCGCGTCGTTTGCCGCCTGGGTCGACTCGGTGGTGTTCCAACATGCCGTCAGTCTGGTGTTCCAGCCGGAATCGATCGCGGTGCGCTTTGGCAATTTGTCGCCGGAAGCGATCAAGGCGTTTCTGGCCGACCGTGCCGGTTTGTTCAGTGGTGGTAGTGCGACAAAACTGTCTACCGAACAGGCCAAACACCAGTGGCCAACGATCATGTCGCGTCTGGAGCTGCAGTTGCAGCGCGAAGAGGGGGACTTCCTTTTCGGCGAGCCGTCGATTGCCGACTTCGCCCTGGCTCATTGCCTCTGGTTCCTGAAAGCCACGCCCGTCACGGCGCCACTTGTGGATGCGTATCCGGCTGTTGCCGCGTGGCACGCGCGGGTACTGGGTTTCGGTCACGGTGCGTCCAGCGAAATGAGTTCCGAGGAGGCTCTGGCAGTGGCGCGCGCGTCCACGCCAGCGGCATTGCCGGATGAGCAATTCATCGATCCTAACGGGTTCACGACGGGTCAGCAGGTGGTCATCGCGGCCACGGACTATGGCGTTGATCCGGTGGCGGGCGAGTTGTTGTTTGTCGGCCGCGAGGAGCTGATTGTACGGCGAGAGGACGAGCGTGGCGGTGTGGTGCATGTGCACTTCCCGCGGTTTGGTTTCCGGATTGAAGTGCAGTAA